The sequence CAGACCGGGGTGGAGGCGATCGACACCGGCCAGGATTCCACCGGCATCACCCTGAAGGCCGCCGACGGTCGCAATATCCAGATCGCATTTAATACGGTGACCGCCGCTGCCACTGGCTTGGCCGGTGCTGACACCTATGAGGGCAGCATCACCCTGGTCTCCACCAACGGCCAGCCGATCAAGATCGAGGCCGGCACCAATGGCGAGTCGGGGTTGCAAAATACCGGTCTGATCGCCGGAACCTATGACGGCAACGTGGCGGCGGTATCGAACCTGGATGGTAAATCAGTTAGCGCTCAAGCAAGCGCTATCAGTGCGACCGATGGAAGCACGGGCCAAGATGCCGCGCTCAACGACGGCGACCTGGTGATCAACGGCGTGGCCATCCAGGCGGCCCAGGCCATCGACGACACTGCCTCCGATACCACCGCCAACTCCAGCATCAAGGAAGCCAGCGCCATCGCCATCGCCGCCGCGATCAACAAGGCCAGCGACGCCACCGGGGTGACGGCGACCGCCGATGCCAACGTGGTGGAAGCCACCAGCTCGAGTACTGCGGAAACTGCCGGTCAGTCCATTCAGGTGTACATTAACAACGTGGCCACTGCGGCGATCGTTTCGGTGAATGACCTTGACAAGGACCGTGCCGCCACGGCCGCCGCCATCAACGCCATCGCCGATCAGACCGGCGTGACCGCTGAGGACACCGGTGAGGGCATCCGATTGACTGCCGCCGATGGCCGCAATATCAGCATCGTTGTAGATGAGAATGGGGGAGGTACCGCCGCCAACTTCGGTCTGACTGGGATCGCCACCGACTCCGATGTGGCCGCCAATACCTTCGCGGCTACGGCGCAAACCTACTACTCCACCGTGACCCTGCACTCGGCCAAGGAAATCGACATCCAGGCAGGGATCAACGGCAAGGCGGCGCTGGAGAACCTCAACTTCCGCGCCGGCACTTATGGCGGGGCGGAAAGCGGCCAGTTCCTCAAGGACGTGGACCTGTCCACGGTGGACGGCGCCAACAAGGCCCTGGAGGCCATCGGCAATGCCCTGGAGACCATCAACAGCCAGCGCGGCGAGCTGGGGGCGGTGCAGAACCGGCTCGAGGCCACCATCGAGAACGTCCAGATCACCCGCGACAACCTGACCGCCTCCAAGTCGCGGATCATGGACGCCGACTTCGCCGCCGAGACCGCCCAGCTGGCCAAGGCCCAGGTGATGCAGCAGGCCGGGATGGCGATGCTCG comes from Methylomarinovum caldicuralii and encodes:
- a CDS encoding flagellin, which codes for MPSIINTNIMALNTQRHLNKTEGMLSQAMERLSSGLRINSAADDSAGLAIATRFDAQARGLTVAMRNAGDGVSMTQTAEGALSSITDNLQRLRELALQSANATNTDSDRASLNAEAQQLIDEIQRVAEQTHFNGTKLLDGSFGKKVLQIGANAGETFELSIGKMTTDKLGAGQSAGVSAVGTDNAFANGDLIINGVAIGTSLASDDTASTNNAAASAIAKAAAINRVSDQTGVTAKVNANTVAGSSMIGAALSGSITLNGVTISNIETSTDTVATRQAVVTAINAVKDQTGVEAIDTGQDSTGITLKAADGRNIQIAFNTVTAAATGLAGADTYEGSITLVSTNGQPIKIEAGTNGESGLQNTGLIAGTYDGNVAAVSNLDGKSVSAQASAISATDGSTGQDAALNDGDLVINGVAIQAAQAIDDTASDTTANSSIKEASAIAIAAAINKASDATGVTATADANVVEATSSSTAETAGQSIQVYINNVATAAIVSVNDLDKDRAATAAAINAIADQTGVTAEDTGEGIRLTAADGRNISIVVDENGGGTAANFGLTGIATDSDVAANTFAATAQTYYSTVTLHSAKEIDIQAGINGKAALENLNFRAGTYGGAESGQFLKDVDLSTVDGANKALEAIGNALETINSQRGELGAVQNRLEATIENVQITRDNLTASKSRIMDADFAAETAQLAKAQVMQQAGMAMLAQAKQAPQQVLSLLR